A window of the Dongshaea marina genome harbors these coding sequences:
- the gspC gene encoding type II secretion system protein GspC has translation MGTSQFTAQLEQLLRYSGKIPAKYYSQTLLFIFMLLICQQLAVTTWRLLPVGVPVTSWHPHAVTSDNSQNRLDIDSLMGLNLFGKVAEKDPKEFDVKSAPITQLNLRLTGVLASSVPKLSIAIIAGSSGSQASYFIGDYVSGTQARVRRILGDRVILSLNGVNQTLMLDGADYNESVPHPGLSTKPKSHQLSASMRETLMKDPAKIERFIKIQPWYHNRKVIGYRVGPGLEGGLLEQLGLKKNDIIESINGYQLNDKQQLSQIMSELPELGEVTVTVNRNGQSQQLQVKLKDQQDKESES, from the coding sequence ATGGGAACAAGCCAATTTACTGCGCAGCTTGAACAGCTGCTACGTTATTCAGGGAAGATTCCGGCTAAATATTATAGCCAGACCTTACTCTTTATATTTATGCTCCTGATCTGTCAGCAGTTGGCTGTAACCACCTGGCGCCTTCTCCCGGTCGGTGTGCCTGTGACCAGCTGGCACCCCCATGCTGTGACCTCCGACAATAGCCAGAACAGACTGGATATCGACAGTCTGATGGGGCTCAATTTGTTTGGTAAGGTAGCGGAGAAAGATCCCAAAGAGTTTGATGTGAAGAGTGCACCTATAACTCAATTGAATCTTCGCTTAACCGGAGTGCTCGCCAGCAGTGTTCCCAAGCTCTCTATCGCCATTATCGCTGGCAGCAGTGGTTCTCAGGCCAGCTATTTTATTGGTGACTATGTTAGTGGTACCCAGGCAAGAGTGCGGCGGATCTTAGGGGATCGAGTTATTCTTTCGCTGAATGGTGTCAACCAGACTCTGATGCTGGATGGTGCCGACTACAATGAGTCAGTCCCTCATCCCGGGCTTTCAACAAAGCCAAAGAGTCATCAGCTCTCTGCCAGCATGCGTGAGACCCTGATGAAAGATCCGGCCAAGATTGAGCGCTTTATCAAGATCCAGCCCTGGTACCACAATCGCAAGGTGATCGGCTATCGGGTCGGTCCCGGCCTTGAAGGTGGGCTACTCGAGCAATTGGGGCTCAAAAAGAACGACATCATCGAATCGATCAATGGCTATCAGTTGAATGATAAGCAACAGTTATCCCAGATTATGAGTGAGCTTCCCGAGTTGGGAGAGGTCACGGTTACCGTAAATCGCAATGGTCAGAGTCAACAGCTTCAAGTCAAATTGAAGGATCAACAAGATAAAGAGTCCGAGAGTTAA
- the gspK gene encoding type II secretion system minor pseudopilin GspK, protein MRYQQRSPQKQKGVALLVVMLLLAVMVVVATGLNERFRMDLQRTSNLVFYEQAKQYALGGEAYVPLLLKKSLKDKKTVNLGQDWAQELDMPDNPGAEVGLPPAHPDQDKDEFDGKPYKRKKIMRGARTQIIDLSNCLNLNALTAAPGATYQKSDDKDGGKDKESKDSQNSGVVARKVFIQLLENQGVGSTRAKVIAASTEDWIDSDQIPRTNGAEDEYYSALAVPYLAGNTQMADKYELRAIKGMTAKLYQRIVGQICALPEQSFKLNVNTIKKEQFPLLLAVLGWGPDRLKQLADVIKNRPEDGWKTVQEFLQKVGSGGDSSSEVSSSLDVTSNYFEARTQGFYSGASARIVSFYQRQDDKVTLIGRRIGGFE, encoded by the coding sequence ATGAGGTATCAACAGCGATCGCCTCAAAAGCAAAAGGGAGTTGCGCTGTTGGTGGTGATGCTGCTGCTTGCGGTGATGGTGGTGGTGGCGACCGGCCTTAACGAGCGCTTTCGAATGGATCTGCAGCGTACCAGTAATCTGGTGTTTTATGAGCAGGCGAAACAGTATGCCCTGGGTGGTGAGGCGTATGTTCCCTTACTGCTGAAAAAAAGCCTCAAAGATAAGAAGACGGTTAACCTAGGGCAGGACTGGGCTCAGGAGCTGGATATGCCGGATAACCCGGGGGCTGAGGTTGGACTGCCTCCGGCTCACCCGGATCAGGACAAGGACGAGTTTGATGGTAAGCCCTATAAGCGCAAGAAGATTATGCGTGGTGCCCGGACACAGATCATCGATCTGAGCAACTGCCTGAACCTCAATGCTCTGACCGCAGCCCCCGGAGCGACTTATCAAAAATCAGATGATAAGGATGGTGGCAAGGATAAAGAGAGTAAAGACTCTCAAAATAGTGGTGTAGTGGCGCGCAAGGTGTTTATTCAGCTGCTGGAAAATCAGGGAGTGGGTTCAACCCGTGCCAAGGTGATTGCCGCTTCAACGGAGGACTGGATCGATAGCGATCAGATCCCGCGAACCAATGGGGCTGAGGATGAGTACTATTCGGCACTGGCAGTGCCCTATCTGGCCGGAAATACCCAGATGGCCGATAAGTATGAGCTCAGGGCTATCAAAGGGATGACGGCCAAGCTTTATCAGCGGATCGTCGGGCAGATTTGTGCCCTACCCGAGCAGAGCTTTAAACTGAACGTGAATACCATTAAAAAAGAGCAGTTTCCCCTGCTGTTAGCTGTGCTGGGATGGGGGCCGGATCGACTCAAGCAATTGGCGGATGTGATCAAGAACCGTCCCGAGGATGGCTGGAAAACTGTTCAGGAGTTTCTGCAAAAGGTTGGCTCAGGGGGAGATAGTAGCTCTGAGGTTAGTTCCAGCCTGGATGTGACCAGCAACTATTTCGAGGCCCGGACCCAGGGGTTTTATAGTGGCGCCAGCGCCCGAATTGTGAGTTTCTATCAGCGGCAGGATGACAAAGTAACCTTGATCGGCCGCCGTATTGGAGGATTTGAGTGA
- the hslR gene encoding ribosome-associated heat shock protein Hsp15 — protein sequence MANGSAKSAEELKVRLDKWLWAARFYKTRALARDMIQGGKVHYNGKRTKPSKIVELGALIQLRQGQEEREVKVLQLYDKRQSAPLAQQLYQETEQSIALAQQSAKERELDIRRSPSPERRPDKKQRRQLIRFKNQ from the coding sequence ATGGCAAACGGATCGGCAAAATCAGCAGAGGAACTCAAGGTTCGCCTCGACAAGTGGTTGTGGGCTGCTCGCTTTTATAAGACTCGCGCCCTGGCACGTGACATGATCCAGGGCGGTAAGGTTCATTACAACGGCAAGCGAACCAAACCCAGCAAGATTGTAGAGCTTGGAGCTCTGATACAACTCAGGCAAGGTCAGGAAGAGCGCGAGGTAAAGGTGTTGCAGCTTTATGATAAGCGCCAGTCTGCCCCGCTGGCACAGCAACTTTACCAGGAAACTGAGCAGAGTATTGCCCTGGCACAACAAAGTGCCAAAGAGCGTGAGCTGGATATTCGCCGCTCACCCAGTCCCGAGCGTCGCCCGGACAAAAAACAGCGCCGCCAATTGATCCGTTTTAAAAATCAGTAA
- the gspH gene encoding type II secretion system minor pseudopilin GspH, whose amino-acid sequence MRQRGFTLLEVLLIALLIGMAATVVLMNIGPGEQHKQLELQARRFAGVLRLCEQQAVLGDQQLGVRLDSDQYQIMKYHPRDQYWGYWKKQRFTTQQKMPDGMVLDWKLQDQPWSKLKEQKDDELFSDDSLFSDEPLFGENKKPKLPPPQIVIDSSGDVSPFTLTFSLEREPDSAWQVRVDDFGDVTVQREAQDDAS is encoded by the coding sequence ATGCGCCAGCGCGGCTTCACCCTGCTTGAAGTATTGCTGATCGCCCTGCTGATCGGGATGGCGGCAACCGTGGTCCTGATGAATATTGGGCCGGGCGAACAGCATAAGCAGCTGGAGCTGCAGGCTCGTCGCTTTGCCGGGGTACTGCGCCTGTGTGAGCAACAGGCGGTGCTGGGAGATCAACAGCTCGGGGTGAGGCTGGATAGCGATCAATATCAGATCATGAAGTACCACCCCAGGGATCAGTACTGGGGGTATTGGAAAAAGCAACGTTTTACCACGCAGCAGAAGATGCCGGATGGGATGGTGCTGGATTGGAAACTGCAGGATCAGCCCTGGAGCAAGCTCAAGGAGCAAAAGGATGATGAGCTGTTTTCTGATGATTCTCTTTTCAGTGATGAACCTCTGTTTGGCGAAAACAAGAAGCCCAAGCTACCACCTCCGCAGATCGTCATTGATAGCAGTGGTGATGTGAGCCCTTTCACCCTGACATTCTCCCTGGAGCGAGAGCCGGATTCTGCCTGGCAGGTCAGGGTGGACGATTTTGGTGATGTGACGGTTCAACGCGAGGCACAAGATGATGCGTCGTAA
- the hslO gene encoding Hsp33 family molecular chaperone HslO, whose product MSKQDNLYRYLFEQEHIRGELVQLCDSYQQIIQAQQYPQPVQILLGELLAATSLLTATLKFSGKITLQLQGKGPVHLAVIDGNNNQQLRGVARWKEPLGNEYDFTSLTGEGQLVITITPEQGERYQGIIPLQGETLAQTLEHYFEQSEQLPTRIWLRTGEHDGKAHAAGMLLQALPVEQEQKEQQLLDMDHLSKLTETVKDEELFGLEAEELLYRLYHQEQVRLFDPQAVNFYCPCSEERSAQALSLVDAKELHQLLEEQGLISVNCDYCGEQYKFGAEQVMDIIAKQQGSSDTKQ is encoded by the coding sequence ATGAGCAAGCAAGACAACCTCTATCGCTACCTGTTTGAGCAGGAGCATATCCGTGGTGAGCTGGTCCAACTGTGTGACAGCTATCAGCAGATCATCCAGGCTCAGCAATACCCTCAGCCGGTACAGATCCTACTGGGAGAGCTGCTGGCAGCGACTAGCCTACTGACTGCAACCCTGAAATTTTCCGGCAAGATCACGCTACAGCTTCAGGGTAAAGGGCCTGTCCACCTGGCGGTAATCGATGGTAACAACAACCAACAGCTGCGAGGTGTCGCTCGCTGGAAAGAGCCTCTGGGTAATGAGTATGACTTTACCAGCCTCACCGGAGAGGGGCAGCTGGTGATCACCATCACCCCGGAGCAGGGTGAGCGCTACCAGGGAATCATTCCATTACAGGGAGAAACCCTGGCCCAAACTCTGGAGCACTACTTCGAGCAGTCAGAGCAGCTGCCAACCCGGATCTGGCTGAGAACCGGAGAGCATGATGGCAAGGCCCACGCTGCCGGCATGCTGCTCCAGGCTCTGCCTGTCGAGCAGGAACAAAAAGAGCAACAGTTGCTGGATATGGATCATCTCTCCAAACTGACGGAAACAGTCAAAGATGAGGAGTTATTCGGATTAGAAGCCGAGGAGCTACTCTACCGCCTCTATCATCAGGAGCAGGTTCGCCTGTTTGACCCTCAAGCGGTCAACTTTTACTGCCCATGCTCCGAAGAGCGAAGCGCCCAGGCTCTGTCACTGGTTGATGCAAAAGAGCTCCACCAGCTCCTTGAAGAGCAGGGGCTGATCTCAGTTAACTGCGATTACTGTGGTGAGCAGTATAAGTTTGGGGCCGAGCAGGTGATGGATATTATCGCCAAGCAACAGGGTAGCTCAGATACCAAGCAGTAA
- the gspG gene encoding type II secretion system major pseudopilin GspG, which produces MQRRRQSGFTLLEVMVVIVILGILASIVVPNLMGNKEKADHQKAVTDVVALENALDMYKLDNGVYPTTEQGLEALVTKPTSDPIPQDYRQGGYIRRLPNDPWNHPYQLLSPGEHGAIDVFSMGPDGQAGTDDDIGNWNLGKKKS; this is translated from the coding sequence ATGCAAAGGCGTCGTCAGTCGGGCTTTACCTTGCTCGAAGTCATGGTAGTTATCGTAATTTTGGGGATTTTGGCCAGCATCGTGGTTCCAAACCTGATGGGTAACAAGGAGAAAGCGGATCATCAGAAAGCGGTCACCGATGTGGTTGCTCTGGAGAACGCTTTGGATATGTATAAGCTGGATAATGGCGTGTATCCAACCACAGAGCAGGGCTTAGAAGCCCTGGTGACTAAACCAACTTCAGATCCGATTCCTCAGGATTATCGTCAGGGAGGCTATATCCGTCGCCTGCCAAACGATCCCTGGAATCACCCTTATCAGCTGCTGAGCCCGGGTGAGCATGGTGCGATTGATGTGTTCAGCATGGGGCCGGATGGTCAGGCGGGAACCGATGATGACATCGGAAACTGGAACCTGGGCAAGAAAAAGTCTTAA
- the gspI gene encoding type II secretion system minor pseudopilin GspI — MMRRNQGMTLLEVMIALVVFAIAGLALMEMTSGDLNNMQRLEQKTVASWIAHNQLATIRLNKDWPDGGWQGEKVKMAGRDWYVQWEGKAAGSEDIQSKFRQVTVQVKPSEDSSQTLITMKSFISK, encoded by the coding sequence ATGATGCGTCGTAACCAGGGGATGACTCTGCTGGAGGTGATGATCGCGCTGGTGGTGTTTGCCATCGCCGGGCTGGCGCTGATGGAGATGACCTCGGGGGATCTCAATAACATGCAGCGGCTTGAGCAAAAAACCGTTGCCAGTTGGATTGCTCATAATCAATTGGCGACCATCCGCCTGAATAAAGATTGGCCTGATGGTGGCTGGCAGGGAGAGAAGGTGAAGATGGCTGGGCGTGACTGGTATGTTCAATGGGAAGGAAAAGCCGCCGGCTCCGAGGATATTCAGAGTAAATTTCGCCAGGTGACGGTGCAGGTCAAACCCTCGGAAGACTCATCTCAGACCCTGATCACCATGAAAAGCTTTATCTCCAAATGA
- the nanR gene encoding transcriptional regulator NanR → MSGKLRTRPVSRKKLSDMVEEQLESMIRSGEFAEGEKLPSERELMTLFEVGRPSVREAMASLARKGLLKITSGERARVTSPSPDAILGELSGLARDFMAKPEGIGYFEQLREFFESSLARYAAEHAGDRHCNELRDAVENCRLAIGKEPLFSDCDIEFHRILATIPENPIFLAIHQALVNWLITRRGETDDLESWHQRVYREHRALCEAICQHDIDAAEKALRQHLQNLYHEPQGME, encoded by the coding sequence ATGAGTGGTAAGCTTCGCACCCGCCCGGTATCCCGCAAGAAGCTGTCAGATATGGTTGAGGAGCAGCTTGAGTCGATGATCCGCAGCGGTGAGTTTGCGGAGGGAGAGAAGCTTCCTTCGGAGCGAGAGTTGATGACTCTGTTTGAGGTGGGCCGTCCTTCGGTGCGTGAAGCTATGGCCAGTCTTGCTCGTAAAGGCCTGCTCAAAATCACCAGCGGGGAGCGAGCCAGGGTGACCTCACCCTCACCGGATGCGATCTTAGGTGAGCTCTCAGGGCTGGCTCGCGATTTTATGGCTAAGCCCGAGGGGATTGGCTATTTCGAGCAGCTAAGAGAGTTTTTTGAATCAAGTTTGGCACGCTATGCGGCTGAGCATGCCGGTGACCGGCACTGCAATGAGTTACGTGACGCCGTTGAAAACTGCCGGTTAGCGATCGGTAAGGAGCCCTTGTTTAGCGATTGTGACATCGAGTTCCACCGGATTTTGGCTACAATTCCTGAAAACCCGATCTTCCTAGCGATTCATCAGGCTCTGGTGAACTGGCTGATTACCCGGCGCGGTGAAACAGACGATCTGGAATCCTGGCATCAGAGAGTCTACCGGGAGCACCGGGCCTTGTGTGAGGCGATTTGTCAGCATGACATTGATGCGGCTGAAAAGGCGCTGCGACAGCACCTGCAAAACCTCTATCATGAGCCACAGGGCATGGAGTGA
- the gspJ gene encoding type II secretion system minor pseudopilin GspJ has translation MRRNHGFTLLEVLIAIAIFAVFSISAYQVMHGVLNSDQTAKQHGEQLQRLQRVWLMMSRDFEQAVPRTYRISGAPPKTRFAAAQYLGESQDWGVMFVRSGWSNPQQLLPRSDLLRVGYVVKDGVLERQSYLYPDPIDSAIPRVQKLLKEVSDFELKFYSDGQWLDSWQDSEKLPGGVKVILTLKKFGKIEWVFEMPNSAWKKQSSSDSNNNSSQDSDS, from the coding sequence ATGAGACGCAATCACGGATTTACCCTACTGGAGGTTTTGATCGCGATTGCGATCTTTGCGGTGTTTAGTATCAGTGCTTACCAGGTGATGCACGGGGTACTCAACAGTGATCAAACCGCCAAACAGCATGGGGAGCAGCTTCAGCGTCTGCAGAGGGTGTGGTTGATGATGAGTCGCGATTTCGAGCAGGCGGTTCCCCGTACCTATCGGATCTCGGGAGCTCCTCCTAAGACGCGGTTTGCTGCGGCGCAATACCTGGGAGAGAGTCAGGATTGGGGGGTGATGTTTGTTCGAAGCGGTTGGTCTAATCCACAGCAACTGCTGCCCCGTTCAGATCTGCTAAGGGTTGGCTATGTGGTTAAAGATGGCGTCCTGGAGCGCCAGAGTTATCTCTACCCGGATCCCATCGATTCGGCGATACCCAGAGTCCAGAAACTGCTCAAGGAGGTGAGCGACTTTGAGCTTAAGTTTTATAGCGATGGTCAGTGGCTGGATAGCTGGCAGGACTCAGAGAAGCTGCCAGGCGGTGTTAAGGTCATCTTGACCCTGAAAAAGTTTGGCAAGATTGAGTGGGTATTTGAGATGCCGAACAGCGCCTGGAAAAAACAGAGCAGTTCGGACAGTAATAACAACTCAAGCCAGGATAGTGACTCATGA
- the gspF gene encoding type II secretion system inner membrane protein GspF, with the protein MAAFEYKALDPKGRSKKGLIEADTQRQVRQKLRELGLVPVEITEAAAQSSRSSTNGSVRKPLFQRRIGAAELALITRQLSTLVAAALPIEEALKAVAQQSEKPKHKAMLTAVRAKVLEGHNLADSMAQFPYAFDQLFCAMVAAGEKSGHLDKVLNRLADYTEQRQHMGGKVLQALVYPIVLTIVAIGVVAILLTAVVPKVVEQFTYMGHALPWTTRSLIGISSFLSEFGLLILAIIVLGMIGFRLWLRKPQNSEKYHRLILRLPIIGRVSRGLNTARFARTLSILNTSAVPLLEGMKIASGVLTNRHACRQLAEATERVREGGSLWVALDQTHLFPPMMLHMIASGERSGELGSMLERAADNQDREFESQVTIALGVFEPALVVSMACIVLFIVLAIMQPMLALNNMVSM; encoded by the coding sequence ATGGCAGCATTTGAATATAAAGCACTCGATCCCAAGGGACGCAGCAAAAAGGGTCTCATCGAGGCGGATACTCAGCGCCAGGTTCGCCAGAAGCTTCGTGAGCTTGGGTTGGTTCCGGTTGAGATCACCGAGGCGGCCGCCCAGAGTAGCCGCAGCAGTACCAATGGCTCGGTGCGCAAGCCTTTGTTTCAAAGACGCATTGGCGCCGCAGAGTTGGCACTGATCACCCGCCAGCTGTCGACCCTGGTGGCGGCGGCACTGCCGATCGAGGAGGCGCTCAAGGCGGTTGCCCAGCAAAGCGAAAAGCCCAAGCACAAGGCGATGCTGACGGCGGTTCGGGCCAAGGTTCTGGAGGGGCATAATCTGGCAGATAGCATGGCGCAGTTCCCCTATGCCTTCGATCAGCTGTTTTGCGCCATGGTGGCAGCCGGTGAAAAGTCTGGTCATCTGGATAAGGTTCTCAACCGCCTGGCAGACTACACCGAGCAGCGTCAGCATATGGGGGGCAAGGTTTTGCAGGCCCTGGTGTATCCGATCGTGCTCACTATCGTTGCGATCGGCGTGGTAGCTATTTTGCTGACCGCAGTAGTTCCTAAGGTGGTGGAGCAGTTTACTTACATGGGCCATGCTCTGCCCTGGACCACCCGCTCTCTCATCGGTATCAGCTCATTTTTGAGTGAATTCGGCCTGCTGATTTTGGCGATCATAGTTCTGGGGATGATCGGTTTTCGACTCTGGCTCAGAAAGCCGCAAAACAGTGAAAAGTACCATCGCCTGATCTTGCGATTACCCATTATCGGCAGGGTGAGTCGGGGATTGAATACCGCGCGGTTCGCCAGGACCTTAAGTATTCTGAACACCAGTGCCGTGCCTTTGCTGGAGGGAATGAAGATCGCCAGTGGTGTATTAACCAATCGCCACGCCTGCCGCCAGCTTGCAGAGGCGACCGAGCGGGTACGTGAGGGGGGCAGCCTGTGGGTTGCTCTGGATCAGACTCATCTTTTCCCCCCGATGATGCTACACATGATCGCCTCGGGTGAGCGTAGTGGTGAGCTGGGGTCGATGCTGGAGCGTGCCGCAGATAACCAGGATCGGGAGTTTGAGTCACAGGTTACCATCGCCCTGGGGGTATTTGAGCCCGCATTGGTGGTCAGCATGGCCTGTATCGTTTTGTTTATTGTTCTTGCAATCATGCAACCTATGTTGGCATTGAACAACATGGTGAGCATGTAA
- the manA gene encoding mannose-6-phosphate isomerase, class I, whose translation MSVFAMRNPIQPYAWGSTDSIEKLFGIANPQQQPQAEVWMGAHPAAPSLLADGEGSELPLDQLIEQQAELYIGEDAQQRYGKRLPFLFKILAAAKPLSIQLHPTKAAAEAGFSAENARGVELSDSCRNYKDDNHKPELIYALTPFKAMHSFRPLSEMLEYLARLDAAKLPASYARLRELGDSESLKQFFADLMSLEGEAKQRALRNLMAVARGRDELAFRTVMELYQYYPGDIGLFSPLLLNVVEMQPGQALFVDAGVPHAYLQGTGLEIMANSDNVLRAGLTPKHMDVPELLANTRFEPVQPESLWVEPRVSGDESVFEVPVNDFSFSLHRLNGSLERQPSQAEILLCVEGELEVEADDQSQITLRQGESCFIGQPTQWYQIKGRELSPAHLTSYKGQAFIY comes from the coding sequence ATGTCTGTTTTTGCTATGCGCAACCCGATCCAGCCTTATGCCTGGGGAAGCACCGATTCGATAGAGAAGTTGTTCGGGATTGCCAATCCTCAGCAACAGCCTCAGGCAGAGGTCTGGATGGGGGCCCACCCTGCTGCCCCCTCCCTGCTTGCGGATGGTGAGGGCAGTGAGCTCCCTCTTGACCAGCTGATTGAACAACAGGCTGAGCTCTATATTGGCGAGGATGCGCAGCAACGCTATGGGAAGCGTTTGCCATTTCTGTTCAAAATCCTGGCCGCAGCTAAGCCCTTGTCTATTCAGCTACATCCAACCAAGGCTGCGGCCGAGGCCGGATTTTCCGCCGAGAATGCCCGGGGAGTCGAGCTAAGCGACTCCTGTCGCAACTATAAGGATGATAACCACAAACCAGAGCTGATCTATGCTCTGACCCCGTTTAAGGCGATGCATAGTTTTCGTCCTCTTTCCGAGATGTTGGAATATCTCGCAAGGCTGGATGCCGCAAAACTGCCTGCTTCCTATGCAAGACTACGCGAACTGGGTGACAGTGAGAGTCTTAAACAGTTTTTTGCCGATCTGATGAGCCTTGAGGGAGAGGCGAAGCAGCGGGCGCTGCGTAACCTGATGGCGGTTGCCCGCGGGCGCGATGAGCTCGCCTTTCGCACCGTGATGGAGCTTTATCAATACTATCCCGGAGACATTGGCCTGTTCTCCCCTTTGCTGCTGAACGTGGTCGAGATGCAACCGGGGCAGGCTTTGTTCGTCGATGCAGGGGTGCCCCACGCCTATCTTCAGGGAACCGGTCTTGAGATCATGGCCAACTCAGATAATGTGCTCCGCGCCGGGCTTACCCCTAAGCATATGGATGTTCCAGAGCTTCTGGCAAATACCCGATTTGAGCCAGTACAACCGGAAAGTTTGTGGGTTGAGCCCAGAGTCTCTGGGGATGAGAGTGTGTTTGAGGTGCCGGTGAATGACTTTAGTTTTTCTCTGCATCGGCTTAATGGCTCCCTTGAGCGCCAACCTTCTCAGGCAGAAATCTTGCTGTGTGTTGAGGGGGAGCTTGAGGTTGAAGCTGATGATCAGAGTCAGATCACCCTCAGGCAAGGCGAGTCCTGCTTTATCGGTCAACCGACTCAGTGGTATCAGATCAAGGGCAGGGAATTATCGCCCGCGCATCTCACCAGTTATAAGGGACAGGCTTTTATTTATTAA